The following proteins are encoded in a genomic region of Micromonospora olivasterospora:
- a CDS encoding 3' terminal RNA ribose 2'-O-methyltransferase Hen1 produces the protein MLLTLTTTHHPATDLGYLLVKHPDRVQSFDLPAGAAHVLYPEANEHRCTAALLVEVDPLRLAGGRGRGGAKAQASTPDAFTLGQYVNDRPYAASSLLSSALGRVFRSALRGESRDRPELAARPIPLEVRVPVLRCRGGADLAARVFAPLGWTVTATPITLDEAHPEWGDSRYVDLTLTGTLRLSDALNHLYVLLPVLDDAKHYWVAPDEIDKLLRAGAGWLADHPERGTITRRYLAHRRALAGEALARLAEQRLADEPPADSVAGEEDEATPHRPSLAVRRREAALAALAASGATRVLDLGCGGGALLSALVGDRRYAEIVGTDVSTRALAIAAHRLRLDRLPQRQRDRIRLWQSALTYRDDRLRGYDAAVLMEVIEHVDPPRLPALEDAVFGHARPATVVVTTPNAEFNVRYEGLGAGRFRHADHRFEWTRAEFAAWVDRVGAAYGYTAEIRGVGDDDPEVGSPTQLAVLTSTETTTIRKEEPIR, from the coding sequence GTGCTGCTCACCCTCACCACCACGCACCACCCGGCGACCGACCTCGGCTACCTGTTGGTCAAGCATCCCGACCGGGTGCAGAGCTTCGACCTGCCCGCCGGCGCCGCCCACGTGCTCTACCCCGAGGCGAACGAGCATCGCTGCACGGCGGCCCTCCTGGTGGAGGTCGATCCCCTGCGGCTGGCCGGCGGGCGCGGGCGGGGAGGCGCGAAGGCGCAGGCGAGCACCCCGGACGCCTTCACCCTCGGCCAGTACGTCAACGACCGCCCGTACGCCGCGTCGAGCCTGCTCTCCTCGGCGCTGGGCAGGGTGTTCCGCTCGGCCCTGCGCGGGGAGTCCCGCGACCGTCCCGAGCTGGCGGCCCGCCCGATCCCGCTGGAGGTGCGGGTGCCGGTGCTGCGTTGCCGGGGCGGCGCCGACCTGGCCGCGCGGGTGTTCGCCCCGCTGGGCTGGACGGTGACGGCCACCCCGATCACGCTGGACGAGGCGCACCCGGAGTGGGGCGACAGCCGGTACGTCGACCTGACGCTGACCGGCACGCTGCGGCTCTCCGACGCCCTCAACCACCTGTACGTGCTGCTGCCGGTGCTCGACGACGCGAAGCACTACTGGGTGGCGCCCGACGAGATCGACAAGCTGCTCCGGGCGGGCGCGGGCTGGCTCGCCGACCACCCGGAGCGGGGCACCATCACCCGCCGCTACCTGGCCCACCGGCGCGCCCTGGCCGGCGAGGCCCTGGCCCGCCTCGCCGAGCAGCGGCTGGCCGACGAGCCGCCCGCCGACAGCGTGGCCGGCGAGGAGGACGAGGCCACCCCGCACCGTCCGTCGCTCGCGGTACGCCGCCGGGAGGCGGCGCTCGCCGCGCTGGCTGCCAGCGGGGCGACCCGGGTGCTGGACCTCGGCTGCGGCGGCGGGGCGCTGCTCTCCGCCCTGGTCGGCGACCGCCGGTACGCCGAGATCGTCGGCACCGACGTCTCCACCCGTGCCCTCGCCATCGCGGCCCACCGGTTGCGGCTGGACCGGCTGCCGCAGCGGCAGCGGGACCGGATCCGGCTGTGGCAGTCGGCGCTGACCTACCGGGACGACCGCCTGCGCGGGTACGACGCGGCCGTGCTGATGGAGGTGATCGAGCACGTCGACCCGCCCCGCCTGCCGGCGCTGGAGGACGCCGTGTTCGGCCACGCCAGACCGGCCACGGTGGTCGTGACCACGCCGAACGCCGAGTTCAACGTCCGCTACGAGGGGCTGGGGGCGGGCCGGTTCCGGCACGCCGACCACCGCTTCGAGTGGACCCGGGCCGAGTTCGCCGCCTGGGTCGACCGGGTCGGCGCGGCGTACGGCTACACGGCGGAGATCCGGGGCGTCGGCGACGACGACCCCGAGGTGGGCAGCCCGACCCAGCTGGCGGTGCTGACCAGCACGGAGACAACGACGATCCGGAAGGAGGAGCCGATTCGATGA
- a CDS encoding LPXTG cell wall anchor domain-containing protein, translating into MLKHSTRRWLAGLGVAGAFVAASATPAVAAPAAQVELYFQNMTLAPGSPGKSDALHLFSDRPTVLHDVAVRYDYRSLVGKVTIAAQHGDCTTPEEGVLLCKEHFPVSVDDLNGTWTEDVTIVPTDKAAVDDSGDLKISLQVAGKGRGSYTSRIRIGEGVDLAGGPNTEFTVKPGGAFEAPLTVVNVGEKPVKDVVAWFDLDYSIRTKDRFSNCFYVEDHLIACLLDEEIPAGEGRTATLNFQLGKDTYAPGHEYGNARFLTYGDFEDLFDVREEAGARAAKRGSGPKLTLRDAPTKVTRAAQTDTDPTNNFTEWQITVSGDNGADLEAIGAKLTGKAGDVVAATVGFRNNGPATLDYLRTDMDVTYVDVTVPTGTTAVEVPFECAPRKGNANDWDEPGKPGGREYRCYPGPIAPAGEELTGEFRLRIDKVIANATGLVKVNVPCECDGGFYKDLKPANDTAKILVNAAAGDGGQGGGDGDDDGGTLPITGTSIGLVAGIGALLLVAGVGGYLVAKRRRTRFVA; encoded by the coding sequence ATGCTCAAGCACTCCACCCGGCGCTGGCTGGCCGGGCTCGGCGTCGCAGGCGCGTTCGTCGCCGCCTCCGCCACCCCCGCCGTGGCCGCACCCGCGGCCCAGGTCGAGCTCTACTTCCAGAACATGACCCTGGCTCCGGGCTCGCCGGGCAAGTCCGACGCGCTGCACCTGTTCAGCGACCGTCCGACCGTGCTGCACGACGTCGCCGTGCGGTACGACTACCGCTCGCTCGTTGGCAAGGTCACCATTGCCGCGCAGCACGGCGACTGCACCACCCCGGAAGAGGGCGTGCTGCTCTGCAAGGAGCACTTTCCCGTCTCGGTCGACGACCTCAACGGCACCTGGACCGAGGACGTGACCATCGTCCCCACGGACAAGGCGGCGGTCGACGACTCCGGTGACCTCAAGATCAGCCTCCAGGTCGCCGGCAAGGGGCGGGGCAGCTACACCTCACGGATCCGGATCGGCGAGGGCGTCGACCTGGCGGGCGGGCCGAACACGGAGTTCACCGTCAAGCCCGGCGGGGCGTTCGAGGCGCCGCTGACCGTGGTGAACGTCGGCGAGAAGCCCGTCAAGGACGTGGTCGCCTGGTTCGACCTCGACTACTCGATCCGCACCAAGGATCGGTTCAGCAACTGCTTCTACGTCGAGGACCACCTCATCGCCTGCCTGTTGGACGAAGAGATCCCGGCCGGCGAGGGGCGCACCGCGACGCTGAACTTCCAGCTCGGCAAGGACACGTACGCCCCCGGGCACGAGTACGGCAACGCCCGCTTCCTGACGTACGGCGACTTCGAGGACCTGTTCGACGTGCGCGAGGAGGCCGGCGCCCGGGCGGCCAAGCGCGGCAGCGGGCCCAAGCTGACCCTGCGCGACGCCCCGACGAAGGTGACCCGGGCCGCGCAGACGGACACCGACCCGACCAACAACTTCACCGAGTGGCAGATCACGGTCTCGGGCGACAACGGTGCGGACCTCGAGGCGATCGGCGCCAAGCTCACCGGCAAGGCGGGCGACGTCGTCGCCGCCACCGTCGGCTTCCGCAACAACGGCCCGGCCACCCTCGACTACCTCCGTACCGACATGGATGTCACCTACGTGGACGTCACGGTGCCGACCGGCACCACGGCCGTCGAGGTTCCCTTCGAGTGCGCTCCCCGCAAGGGCAACGCCAACGACTGGGACGAGCCCGGTAAGCCGGGTGGGCGCGAGTACCGGTGCTACCCGGGCCCGATCGCCCCGGCCGGCGAGGAGTTGACCGGCGAGTTCCGCCTGCGCATCGACAAGGTGATCGCCAACGCCACCGGCCTCGTCAAGGTCAACGTGCCGTGCGAGTGCGACGGCGGCTTCTACAAGGACCTCAAGCCGGCCAACGACACCGCGAAGATCCTGGTCAACGCGGCCGCCGGCGACGGCGGCCAGGGCGGCGGAGACGGTGACGACGACGGCGGGACCCTGCCGATCACCGGCACCTCCATCGGCCTGGTCGCCGGCATCGGCGCCCTGCTGCTCGTGGCCGGCGTCGGCGGCTACCTGGTGGCCAAGCGCCGCCGGACCCGCTTCGTCGCCTGA
- a CDS encoding phage holin family protein has product MGAVGFLIRLAITAVALWIATLVVPGVHVTARTGGDTALTLVVVALIFGVVNAVLKPVIRVVGCAFYLLTLGLFALVVNALLFLLTGWIARELDLPFRVDGFWAAFWGAVVVAVVSWLISVVIPDGRRER; this is encoded by the coding sequence ATGGGTGCCGTGGGCTTCCTGATCCGGCTGGCGATCACCGCGGTCGCGCTGTGGATCGCCACGTTGGTGGTGCCCGGCGTCCACGTGACCGCCCGGACCGGGGGCGACACGGCGCTGACCCTCGTCGTGGTGGCACTGATCTTCGGCGTGGTCAACGCCGTGCTCAAGCCCGTGATCAGGGTGGTGGGCTGCGCCTTCTACCTGCTGACCCTGGGGTTGTTCGCCCTGGTGGTCAACGCGCTGCTGTTCCTGCTCACCGGCTGGATCGCCCGCGAGCTGGACCTACCGTTCCGGGTGGACGGTTTCTGGGCCGCCTTCTGGGGCGCCGTCGTGGTGGCGGTGGTGAGCTGGCTGATCAGCGTGGTGATCCCGGACGGCCGGAGGGAGCGGTGA
- the fbaA gene encoding class II fructose-bisphosphate aldolase — protein sequence MPIASPEAYAEMLDRAKAGRFAYPAINVTSSQTLNAALKGFADAESDGIIQVSTGGAEYLSGPSVKDMVTGSVAFAAYAHEVAKNYPVNIALHTDHCPKDKLDKFVRPLMGISQERVKRGEEPLFQSHMWDGSAVPVAENLEIAEQLLGEAAKGKIVLEIEVGVVGGEEDGVENAINEKLYTTVEDGLAMVEALGLGEKGRYMAALTFGNVHGVYKPGNVKLRPQVLHDIQVAVGAKYGKEKPLSLVFHGGSGSLLSEIREALDYGVVKMNIDTDTQYCFTRPVADHMFRNYDGVLKVDGEVGNKKMYDPRVWGKAAEAGMAARIVEACEALRSTGTKMK from the coding sequence ATGCCCATCGCTTCCCCCGAGGCTTACGCCGAGATGCTGGACCGGGCCAAGGCCGGCCGGTTCGCGTACCCCGCGATCAACGTGACCTCCTCCCAGACCCTCAATGCGGCGCTGAAGGGCTTCGCCGACGCGGAGAGCGACGGCATCATCCAGGTCTCCACCGGCGGCGCCGAGTACCTGTCCGGCCCGTCGGTCAAGGACATGGTCACCGGCTCGGTGGCGTTCGCCGCGTACGCCCACGAGGTCGCCAAGAACTACCCGGTCAACATCGCCCTGCACACCGACCACTGCCCGAAGGACAAGCTGGACAAGTTCGTCCGGCCGCTGATGGGGATCTCGCAGGAGCGCGTCAAGCGCGGCGAGGAGCCGCTGTTCCAGTCGCACATGTGGGACGGCTCCGCGGTGCCGGTGGCGGAGAACCTGGAGATCGCCGAGCAGCTCCTCGGCGAGGCCGCCAAGGGCAAGATCGTCCTCGAGATCGAGGTCGGTGTCGTCGGCGGTGAGGAGGACGGCGTCGAGAACGCCATCAACGAGAAGCTCTACACCACCGTCGAGGACGGCCTCGCCATGGTGGAGGCGCTCGGCCTGGGCGAGAAGGGCCGCTACATGGCGGCGCTGACCTTTGGCAACGTGCACGGCGTCTACAAGCCGGGCAACGTCAAGCTCCGCCCCCAGGTGCTCCACGACATCCAGGTGGCGGTCGGCGCCAAGTACGGCAAGGAGAAGCCGCTCAGCCTGGTCTTCCACGGCGGCTCCGGCTCGCTGCTCTCCGAGATCCGGGAGGCGCTGGACTACGGCGTGGTGAAGATGAACATCGACACCGACACCCAGTACTGCTTCACCCGCCCCGTCGCGGACCACATGTTCCGCAACTATGACGGCGTGCTCAAGGTCGACGGCGAGGTCGGCAACAAGAAGATGTACGACCCGCGCGTCTGGGGCAAGGCCGCCGAGGCCGGCATGGCCGCCCGCATCGTGGAGGCCTGCGAGGCGCTGCGCTCCACGGGCACCAAGATGAAGTAG
- a CDS encoding DUF3151 domain-containing protein, with protein sequence MQNLLPEPPATHLPDHADADAALAAAEAGGDQAYEAVAARFPTYSAAWGALASRALAAGQVVPAYAYARTGYHRGLDQLRRTGWKGHGPVPWSHAPNQGFLRCLYVLSRAAGEIGEADEAARCAQFLRDCDPAAADALASN encoded by the coding sequence ATGCAGAACCTGTTGCCCGAGCCGCCGGCCACCCATCTGCCGGATCACGCCGATGCCGACGCCGCGCTCGCCGCCGCCGAGGCCGGCGGCGATCAGGCGTACGAGGCGGTCGCCGCCCGCTTCCCGACCTACAGCGCGGCCTGGGGTGCGCTCGCGAGTCGGGCCCTGGCCGCCGGCCAGGTCGTCCCGGCGTACGCGTACGCCCGGACCGGGTACCACCGCGGCCTCGACCAGCTGCGCCGCACCGGCTGGAAGGGGCACGGCCCGGTGCCCTGGTCCCACGCGCCCAACCAGGGCTTCCTCCGCTGCCTGTACGTGCTCTCCCGGGCCGCGGGCGAGATCGGCGAGGCGGACGAGGCCGCCCGCTGCGCCCAGTTCCTGCGGGACTGCGACCCGGCCGCCGCCGACGCGCTGGCCAGCAACTGA